The Zymoseptoria tritici IPO323 chromosome 4, whole genome shotgun sequence genome includes the window TGCATCACAGCGTTCTTCCCAGTCGGCACTCTCATCTCTTTGGCAATCTGCTCTTGGACCTCGCGAATAGTGATCCCGCTCTCGACCTCTAGGAGCAGTGATTCCGGATAGTCAAAAGGATTCCAGTTGGTGTGTCCCGGATTCTGCAGTTCCGTGACGAGATCATCGATACTCGTTCGCTCGGCCTTTAGCAGCCTCTCAGCTCTCTGGACCCCAGCAATAGCGAGAGCGTATTGAATCAGCAGCGCTTTCCACTCGACGCTCAGCTTTGGCCAGCGTTTGTGGCTCAGCTGCTGCAGCAAAAGGAGCGGCGAAATGCGAGGCCAGTGTTGAACATGTCGTCCAGCGTCCATCGCTGTAGAGTTCATTGCCTGCAGTAAAGTCGAGTAAACATTGTTCAAATGCTTCTCGCATGCAGCGAGATGGTCGAGCATACTGCGTTTGTTCGGCAGAGCCGCCAAATTCGGCTCGCGTTTGACCCGTCCTTCGAGAGAACGCAGGCTCTCCTCCAGATCCGCGACGTATGCCTGTTCGTGAGGGGATGGCTTGCTGTTGCGACCTAGCTGCTCGAGCAACTTTCGAAGATGGATGGACTTGCCCGTGATAGCCTCTTGACCCGCCACATGAGGCAAAATTATCAAAGCCGGCGCTTTGGGAAGCTTCGAAAAGGAGGAAGTGCTTGAGAACAAATCATCAACGGATATGAACCCAATTCCTCTGATGCTCGGCGCTGGATACGAAAGTCCAGAGGTGGGAACCGGGACAAACATGATTTCGCGCTCTGAGAGAACGTCGTTCAGCTTCGAAAGATAACCCCGAAGCTCTCGATTGTTCATCCGCACCGTGAAGACGTCCTGTGCAATCTCGGCTGCTTTTGTGACGTCGATGAAGCCTGATGTGGCAGCTTTGACTACTGGCACTGAAATCTCCTCATGCGACGTAGTACTCCATTGCTTGAGGATGATGGTGGCAATGACTCTAGATGCACCTTCTTTGTGGCGCTGGTAGTCGTCTTGAATTCTGCTCTTCCAGTTCACCGGACTCTCTGGATAGCCTCTCTTGTCGTTGCGTCGAGGTGCATTACAATCTGGAGTCTCTTCAAAAGCCCGACCTGCGCCTGCCTCAATGGCAGATGCGAGCTGAATTGCTGTGATTTCAATGCCTGCATTGGGATGGAAGACGAGGCCGGTAGGTACAGCCAGTCCTCGTAATTCGGGCATAGTCGTTGACAGGGCCACGACCTGCAGAAGACCCGCGATCTTGGTCGGGGCGAAGGCCAATGACGACATCCACACCATCAGAGAATACTTGTTCAAGGCGCCGCGCTCGATCATGGCTTTGCGCAGCGGAAGAAGTCGGCGAAGAACTTGGTCGGTCTCTCCTTCGAGCAAAGCAGCATCATATCGAATGCCATCGGGGTCGAGCTCGCCGTCATGACCGGATGCTGTCGAGACACTAGTCATGGACTTCCAGAACAGATCGACACTCGGCAGCTTCCAGCAGGGGGCCTTAACCTGGCCGGTGACCATGCGCAAGATGATGCATGCGCGATTTGCGCGCTCCGTGCCGGTGTCCAGATCTCGAGACGCATATGGACAGTCGTGGGTCGTGGTGTGTTGGTCAGCTCCAAAGCCGGAGACTCGGAACGTGGCCGTGCGAAGATTGTCGCGATCGAGCAGATCCTTGGCAGCATGTTGAATGGTGGGAAAGTCAGTTGCCGATTCTGGATAGAAAAGGAGCGCTTCCTTCGCCCGCTTCAAGATGGATTGCACAGCGGCAAAGAACCCGCCATGCTGTGAAAGAACGTCCAGCTCGTCATCCCATGTAACACTTTGCATGACCTTGTCTTCAGGCGGGTAGAAGGATCTCGATGGTGTCAATTCTGCAAGCGCACAAAGGAGCTTTACATTCGCGGACTCTAGCTTTTCGAATGAGTGAACGGCGGCACTGCTCAGTATCGACAAGGCTTGCTCAGTCCCAGTGCGCAATGTGAGAGGGTCTGGAAGACAATGAGAAGTGAGAGCGCTGAAGTACGCTAGCAATAGCTTGCTCTGCAGGCTCCCATTGTCCACGAGGCGACGGAGACGGGAGTCGATATACACTGGATGCACCCTTGAAATGGTCTCTTTGCTGACTTCGACAGTGACGTGACCGTTGTGCTTCTGGTACGAGACTTCACCTTCCGGAAGTAAGACCATTCGCGAGCTTACATTTTGAGAAGTCAACACGAGCTTACTGGACAGTCCAACCAGTGTGCCAAGGGTCTGATCGCGATCCACGATGAAGCCGCGGAAGTCCCTGGAGTGCAGCTTGCAATCTCCCATAGTAAGCCAAAAGCCGAGTTGCAAGCTTGGAATCTCAATGTCCACTTGGCGTTTCCATGGCTGGAAGATGACGTGAATCCGGGTTGCGTTCGCCAACGGGCGAAGAACGCAGGCAATAGTCCGCAAGGTTTCGGACTGAAGGCCTAGAAGAATCTTTCCATCTTGGGTGAGGCTCCAGCCTTCCGGCCGCGGACTGATTGTCCAGATAGCCTTCGACGAGAAATTCCAAGGACTGCGTGACGGGCGGAACTCGATGACACCGGTGTCTATGTTGTACCAGTGAACGAATCCAGTTACAAACATTTCGGGAATCGCTCCAGCAAGCAACCGCGACGGCACCAGTTCGTAGTGTCCAGACTTGCTGCTGGCGCGCACTAGCAGATCTCGTGGAGTGATGCCCGGGGCAGTCATCCCCAGGTGGACGACGTGTCCATCGTAGTCTCGCTTGATCGTGTACTTCATACCGGGGATCGCCGCAGAGACGACTTCCGGTGAGACTGTGCCAAACATGGCGATGTACGTAGGATGCCGCTCCCACTGCATAGGAGGACGTATCAAACGACTACCGTTGATGAGAAATTCCCCGGTCAAAAGGTCATAGTGCAGCTTCTGAGTCTCTCCCGTTGATGTCATGGAGATCTCCGTTGTGAGCCAGTTCCGAGAGGCAAGATCATCTTGATGCCAACCAATGTGATCAGAATTGTGAGCTGACCAGGTCCAGTGGAGTGCATCGTCGATGGCGCCATGATTGCTCTTCAAGGAATGTAAGCTTCGAGCAAGAAGTCGCCTGGAACGGAAGCTCAGCATTGTCAATACAGAGCTTTTGGTAGATCTCGATCTCTCGGAGACGATTGAAGAGCATTGCAAGAGGATCGCAGCTTCGCTTCGAATGGCCAGGATGTCTGTGAGATGCTTGGCGTCCACATCAAAGGACAGCATGCAGACAAGCGCGACGTCCATGCTCTTGGTGTTGAATTGTGTCTGTTCTGACTGGGAAAGAGCATTTTGGGATTTCTGTCGCAGCAGTGTGACCCATGCGAAAGCAACATGGCGAACCTTCGACAAGAAATTCAGACACGCTACATGGACATCAGGTCGCGATGCCAGAGTGAGGAGACGGCTGGCGATCGCAGCGAAAAGAGCAAGGGCATTTGCCGACTCCCAATTCTCCTTCACTCGTTGCAAGGCCGCTTCGAGACTGTTGAGCAGTAGGCGAGAAAAGTCTGCAAGCTTCAAAAGCGCGTGGGCCGCCCGAAGAGTATCATCGCTTTCCTCGGATGCCGCAGGTCCAGCTTGATATATGCATTGGAACACGACCATGACTGTTTCGTCTGATCTCAGATCGATGGTTGGCGCAGCCAGCTGTAGGACAATGTTCAGCCATTGAATGTGATGCCCGTACAGAAGCGTCCAAAGTTCCTTGTATCCTTCCAACGACATAAACTCTGGACATTGAGACTGGCTTGCGATCACCTGATTCGGAGGGACTCCAtctggcgaagaggatggccGAAAGAGAAATTTCGCCATGGTCTTAGAACGCTCTTCGAGCTGATACGTGCAGCTCAGCGCTGCTTCCTTTGTGCAGACAAATTGGTCGACGAAGCAGTCGTTTTCCATGTCGTAGTACTGGTACTTCGTGTCGTTCTTCGTGAGCACCTCGTCCAAGTCTGCGATGTTCTTGCTTCGAATGTTTTCGATGCGCTTCCACTTGTAGTGTGTTTTTGAGTGAGACTTCCGCTTCGTCATAAGAATGATGCGTTGATCCGCGGACGCAGAACTGTATTCACCAACGTGAACATCGCTTGACAAAGGGCGATGATGTCCAGCTTCCTCTGCGCTGTACTTCGCTTTCAAGACGTCGTTCAGTACGTACACCGTGCTATCGCGCCATGCGGCGTACCAGCATGGTGCTTGAAGCTCGAATACAATGGCTTTGGCTTGACTCTCGATCTCTGGCAGAGGCTCTTCGTGAATCGAAATCCTGGCCTCTTTGAGGCGCTCCTGGAGGGGACAGTATTGGCATGCATTGTCATCGTGCACGGTCTTCTGGACGATTTCGTACGGATACAGTTTTGACTGCACATCAATGGTCTTGTGCAGGCAGGTATGTTGATCTCTCAGGTACTCCAGCCTCTTGTAAGATAGAAGGGCATCCTGCAGTTCCTGGAGCTTGGCTTGTTTTTGAGCCTTTGAGTTGTCGAGGATTTCGCTCATCAAGTCTTGGGACTCGGGTGAAGCGTCAAAACACCGCGTAGCAAATTCCTTCTGCACGCCGACATGTGACAGAAGAGCCGGACGCTGTCCTGCGCTGACATCACGCTGAAAAAGACGTTTTTCAACCGCACACAGTCTCTTCATGTGGTCTTTCGATGGCAACGCCAGGCTTTGAAGGACGTCAATTGGGAATCCGTGGCTGTACTCCGTCAGAATCTTACAGACTCCACCAGCGAGCCTGTCACCAATAATCCATAGTTCAAGGACCGTGAGAAGCATGATCGACATGCCTTCAGGATTGCCTTTGTACGCTTTCGATGCTCGACGGTGGTATCCTCTGATCAAATCATGAATGGCCGGGCACGCCTCATCGGCATCGCTTGCTTCGAAGACGCGGTAGCAGTGCAGGTCAACCCATTCCTCAAAATCTTGCAGAACGGCCAGTTCGTACGGTTCGCCGTCTGTTGCTGGTGGCAGATAGATTGCTTCTGGCGCAAACCGGGGAAGACCGTAAGAGGGCACGAAAGCATCCACTGCTTTCGGTGGCGGCCGCAAGTCGATTGAGGTGATGAATTGCTCGAGCAGAGGTAAGCTGAGACCGGTATCGTCGTCAAATCTCAGCAACGCAAGATCGGAGACTTCGGCGGCCGATTCATGCTCCAGTCGCTGGATGTTGGACCATCGATCGGAAAGAATACGGTGACTGCTCTTCAAAATGCCCATAACACGATCATTCAAGACGACAGGCACAGCTGCGCCGAGTTTGTGCATTCTTCGTGCCACCTTCGCGTTCATTGCGTACAGCATATCGCTGCTTGTCGTGTCTTGGCATTGGTGGAGCAGATCACTGGTGAATGACACCATGAAGAGCTTGTATGTGTCGAGGCCTTGATACCGCGATCTTGAGAAGAGTAGCTGAAGGACCACTCTCACAAACATCCACGCAGACGATCTTCGCCATGGCAGCTTCGCATTGCTCCAGAGCACGTCATCTCTAGTGTTCTTGGTGATAGTCGAGCAGGTAAGTGGACGACCAATAGCCTTCAAAATGCCTCCAAAGAGAAGCTCTGAAACGGCAGCCGGGCTGGTTGTATCCCGCTCTTCATCGTGTGTGCGGCCACCTTTGTACGTCTGCGGTTGCATTCCTGGTACGGCCTGATCGCTCATCTTCGACAGGGTGTGCGCTAAAGCTGAATGAAGTTGTGGGTCTATGGCTGTCTTGATGTCGATGGACACGGCGGAACCAGGAAATGTGCGTGATAGTCTGCCCCGAGTTGTCATGACCGCGCTGTTGCTGGCGGAGATCTCAAAACACTCGAAGTTGACGTTTGCGTCAACTCGGGTAATCAGCACGCCGGCATTCTGCGCGCGGATTTGAAGCGGAATCGGGAAGCCACTGCCCTGTGAAAGCTGTGATAGGGCACTAAGTGTTTCCGTCTCGCTGAGATGCCCATCTGCAGAACTGTGCATGGCAAGCATCAGAGTGACAGTGCCTATGGCGCGGTCGATGGATGCGCGCGCAGGAGTAGGCATTGAGTTCCGAAGATCGTTAAGCACTTGAAGCGCCGTTTGCACGAGGTCGGCATCACGCTTTGCAAAGTCCGCCTCAAGCTCCTGAGGGAGTTTTGGTGGAAGGAAAACGTGGTGAATGGCGTATTCTAGGGCCTCTGGCGAGAGCGGCGCCATGATGGTGTTCGTGCGCAGCGGCGTGGATGTATGTCGGTTGCGCGCAGGCGTACGGATGAGATGAAACGTGGTAGGTCATGTTTTCTCCAAAAGTTGCGCCGTCCAAATTCGATGGCGGGTGGCGGTGGGCGGCGGCCGGTCCCGCTGCATGTCCGCGTCGTGAGAAGGTGAAGTGATTTTCTGAGACCGGACAGCTTGTTGCACGTCATTTTTGACGGATGGAACGGCTCTCCGCATATGCTGGAGTTGACGTTGTCACGAAGAGGTGCTTTCGCAGACAATGCGTGGATTGACTGTAGGATATTAGCAACTTCTAATGCGATGTCTTGGACTGTGTACTGCATACCGGATGGATCGTCGACTCGCAGTCGGCACTCAGTACCGTTTGCATGCTGGAGGTCAGTAGTGGAGATGATCAATGCTGGAGGGTCGTTTTGTCGAGGTCAATAGAGATAGGTAACCAACTGATGCAGGTTTCTACCTCAGGAAAGGTACCTTCACCGTCCGGCGACATGTGACACGATATGGTCGGGTGGTCTCTCTGTTACAACGAGATACCTTAGCTCTGAGAAGAGCATGACAGCGGATGCCATTATGCATGTGTGTTTCAGGATTGGGCAAGACAGCGGTATGTCGGCGAGATGCATGTGTGAGATCAGGCATACTGCGATCAAATCTCGGAGACAACCAGTCACCCGACGGGTTGCACTGATGGTAGTTGGCATGCACGGGTGTCGTGATCTTGGGAGGCCGTCGCATGACAGAGCATATGAATCTGCTTGCTTTGATCAATGTGAGATGAGACGTAGCAACGAGAGTATGCGTCAAGTGAGATCAGGTGAGTTGAATGAGGTGATATTCAGGGTAGCgcgtggaggaggtgaagtgaagtgaagaaAGCTCGCGTGAAGTCTCACTACCTTACCTTTTATGTGCCTGAGGCAGCAAAAGTGATGCAAGACTGCAATGAAGGTGCAATCACGACAGATGTGCCATTATCTGCCGCTGAAACACCGTCTCTACATGGATGTTGTCTGTTGAACATCTCAACTCACGCTCATTGGCCTTGCTACGTCGAAATCGGACGTCTATCTCCAAGTGATTGGCGTAAATCGGCCCCGAATATGAGCCCTCGGTCTTTCGGTCAAGCCCAGTGCGAGACCGAAGCAGAGAAGGTCGTCTAGATATCTGTGTTCTGCGAGGGCATTCTGAAATTGTAAACTCGGCAAGTTAATCGCATCTCGACGGAATTAGTGGAGAAGCTGCTTACGATACGTTACCCTTGCTGCAGCTCCGTCGAAGGTCCGGTGCCAAACACAAACTCCCAGGAGGATTTACATCAGCACAAGCCCTGGCTGCAGATTAGCCTAAGTGTGGAAGTAAGTTTGTCCCCACATGCTCCTCCACTTCGGACCGGGATAGTGTTACGAAATGTGGGGTGGGACAATCAAGGTGGGAGCAATGGACGGAAAATTGATGGCTTTTGCAGCCGTGGCGCGGAAGTGGTAGAGTATTTTGCCTATGTCAGTAGGGTGGGTATGGTCTCCGTGTCTTCCGATTTTCTTTTGGTCTTTGCTTTCTCTTCCTTCCCTTCGCATAGTTGctctgcttctcctcctgccCAGCTGCGTGAAGCCCGTATCGTCAAAGCTCAGAACCCGAACTCTCACGAAGCCACGCTCACAATGGCCATTAGCAGCACAGCGAACGGCCTCGCGAATGGCCATACCAATGGACATACCAACGGCAGCGAAATCGCAAAGTCCAAGGCGAATATCGGAGTCTATACCAACCCCGAGCACGATTTGTGGATTGCCGAAGCTGAACCCAGCACCGAAGATGTCCTGGCAGGCTCTGGCCTCCAGCCTGGTGAGATCACAGTCGCTGTGAAGAGCACCGGGATTTGCGGGTGAGTTCTAAGAAGGACGCCGTCGAAACTTTCATGCGATTCTCAtacctcctccagctccgatGTACACTTCTGGCACGCCGGCTGCATTGGTCCCATGATCGTCGAGGGCGAGCACATTCTCGGCCACGAATCCGCAGGCACTGTCGTTGCTGTTCATCCTTCCGTCACGACGCACCAAATCGGCGACCGCGTGGCTATCGAGCCGAACATTATTTGCAACGAATGCGAGCCCTGCTTGACCGGCAAGTACAATGGCTGCGAATCCGTGCAATTCCGCTCGACGCCGCCGATCCCTGGTTTACTTCGCCGATACGTCAACCACCCAGCACTATGGTGCCACAAGATTGGAGACATGAGCTTTGAGAACGGCGCATTGCTTGAGCCTCTCAGTGTGGCATTGGCGGGTATGCAACGGGCGAAAATCACAATCGGAGACAGCGTGATGGTCTGTGGAGCGGGTCCGATCGGCTTGGTGACTTTGGCGTGCGTGAAGGCGGCTGGAGCAGAGCCGATTGTCATCACAGACATCGACGAGGGCAGACTTGCATTTGCGAAGAAGTTCTGCCCAAGTGTCAGGACACACAAGGTGGAGTTCAAGGATACTGTGGAGCAGTTTGCTGAGAAAGTGGTCAAGCTGGCGGATGGCGTTGAGCCTGCTGTGGTGATGGAGTGCACTGGTGTAGAGAGCTCAATTGCTGGAGCGATCCAGGCAGCCAAGTTCGGCGGCAAAGTCTTCGTGATTGGCGTTGGTCGTCCAGAGATCAAGATCCCCTTCATGCGGCTGAGCACAAGAGAGGTCGATCTCCAATTTCAATACCGCTACGCAAACACATGGCCACGAGCCATCCGGTTGCTGCAAGGTGGAGTCATTGATTTGAGGTCGCTGGTCACGCATCGATTCAAGCTGGAGGATGCCGTGGACGCGTTCAAGGTCGCGGCTGACGCGAAGCAGGGCGGCATCAAGGTCATGATTCAGAGCATGGATGAGGGTGAGCAGTAGATGAGCAGTATTGGCGAATGTGGCGTTTTAGACGGCTTCCTGTTTGATAGAGACTTAAAATGAATCATCAGTGGCAGTGTTGCAGGCTTAGAAATTGCGATTGGCGGAGAATTGGCGAAATTCAGATTGAACAGGAAGGCGCGATTCGGGCAACGCGTCTAAAGCCGAAGTTTTGCCGTACATGCCTCACAACGACAATCAAGCTAACACATCAACCTTCCCATCATAACCGCAACGATGCCCCCCATGACGCTCTGTTCAACAGACGAGAGAGCATGGAGGAGCATCGTCCCAATCGAGCGATTCTCTATTTTGCATCCGACGCGTTCCATCCCAGATGACATTCCAAAATCTGCCTCACGCGTTTCAACACAAATATCCGGACGAGCTCATATGTCTGAGCAGGCGGGCCGGAGATGTGCTCTCTTAGGTTCCGGATGAGACAGATGAGCAGCGATCAGTTCCGCGAATCCGGTGAGCAGTCTTGAACATCCAGCGAAGATATGCAATTTCTCCTACGCTGGGCTTTTGCCCATGGTTTGTTCCTCAACTTGGCTGCGGCTGCTACAGTTACGTCGTATGTGTCCAGCCCAGTGCATGCAGCATCGCTTGAAGCACTGACGCTAGCATCGCAGAAGTTCAACATCGATCATCACGGTCGTGCCCGAGTCTTTCGTTGTGACTAGCACAGTCACTTCCAGTGCGGCTGGAGGTGTTGATCGCAGTCAGTGGTTATACCAACGAATGAACGACAATTGGAAAACGTGGAATCTGGAAAAGCTGGTCGGAAAAGTGAATAGGCTTGGACAGTATGATGTCTACACCTCCCACTGAACAATTTTCTCTTTCATTTCATACCCGTGGAAGAGGACACGCGGGATCCTCCTCAGATGCACACCCTCAAAGCACCTCATGCACCCGAATCGTCCTCGGCGTCATCTTCCTCACCACGCaaaccatcctcctcgccatcgaccAGCGGCACCATGCGAAAATCGACAAATGCGACCCCATCTCCCGCGCCGCCCGAGTCCACCTCAATCAGATACTGCATGTTCAGCACACCTTCTTCGTCCAATCTCATCGACACCTTGGACGCCGCTGCCATTGCTCTTTGTGCGGCTTTGAACAAGCTGAACTTGAAGCTCGCGCTCGTTCTCGAGCTGCATTGAAAGGTCTCCAGTACTGGCGTGTCGGAGTCGGTGTGCGTGGTGAAGTCGATCGTCGCCGATCCCAAGGAGCCACCAGCTGAGAGGGACAGACTTGCACCAGTGCGGGCATCTGGAATGGCTTGAATGGATATGTTGGTCGGACTCATGGAGCTTAGTTCAGCGATGGCATCGAGAAGGTACGTCGACCTCATGATCGTCTTGAGTACCACCCTGTCGCGACCAAATGGAATCTCTTCAGTGGTCTCAGTCTCGTATGTCGTCAAATCGCATGTAGTGGTCACGCCTGCTTCTGACATGTGAATACCCAAGGCGCTGCCTTCACCATCGTAAGAGAACGTGCAAATGCCTGTCACGCCAAGCGCTTGATTGGAGAATGCATTGATGCCCGCATGTCGATTGAGACGATGGGCTGCGAAATGCTCGTACTCGCCCGGTCGCTTGGCTGTGCTGGGATCTGAGATGCTGAAAATGTTGAGAGTCTCGAGGAGGGCAGCAAGATTGACTTCGAAAATGGGAGGATCGGCTGGTTCGTCTTGCGaagagggaggcggaggtgggtTGTAGGTGTATGATGTGAACAGGGCCTTTTCAAGGAAAACAACCGCTTCCATCACACTGCCTTCTTCAGTGCTGAAACGCATACCTTCTGGAGAGATGCGGACATTGGCCTTCTTCGCGAAGGAGATGCAGCGCAGGAGTAGGAGTATCTGGCGAGCAGATGAAGAGACTGCGACAAACAGGGGTGTGTTGGTAGCCATTTTGAGTCTTGAGTCTTAAATCCTTATAATTTAGAGGTATCAACGCCTTGTTCCGTCTTTTGTTCGCTGGTAGGCTTTCAATCGTCCTTTTTCCAGACAGACAGCAGCCGGAGAAGATAGAGTGCTATCGTGAAAGCCGCGAAGAATCCGGCGACCGCCCAGGAGAGTAtgaagagggtggaggtcACAGGGTGGAAGTCGCGATGGACTGGAACGCGGGTGGAAGGAGCGGGCGTGCGAGGCGGTCGGTATAGAGCGTAGGTCTTTGACTCGGAGTGCCGACTGTATCGAGGAGATTGGTGAGGTGATCGTGACCTATACATAGACTCCGACGGCGCAGATCATGTATACTGCACCGAATCTGAGGGAGGTCAGTGATACATGCATTGAGGGAAAGTAATGGTTGACTGACCCGAATGCGAGCGATGCCGGGACTGCGAGGATTGGGAGGTTCTTGAGCGTGTTGTCTGGACAATGATATTAGCTCGTGATCTTCCAAGCCAGATCTTACTCATATGCATACTCAGACCA containing:
- the MgLAD1 gene encoding putative L-Arabinitol 4-dehydrogenase (L-Arabinitol 4-Dehydrogenase); the encoded protein is MAISSTANGLANGHTNGHTNGSEIAKSKANIGVYTNPEHDLWIAEAEPSTEDVLAGSGLQPGEITVAVKSTGICGSDVHFWHAGCIGPMIVEGEHILGHESAGTVVAVHPSVTTHQIGDRVAIEPNIICNECEPCLTGKYNGCESVQFRSTPPIPGLLRRYVNHPALWCHKIGDMSFENGALLEPLSVALAGMQRAKITIGDSVMVCGAGPIGLVTLACVKAAGAEPIVITDIDEGRLAFAKKFCPSVRTHKVEFKDTVEQFAEKVVKLADGVEPAVVMECTGVESSIAGAIQAAKFGGKVFVIGVGRPEIKIPFMRLSTREVDLQFQYRYANTWPRAIRLLQGGVIDLRSLVTHRFKLEDAVDAFKVAADAKQGGIKVMIQSMDEGEQ